Below is a window of Verrucomicrobiota bacterium DNA.
TTTGCCGCCAGCGACCTAATGGCCTTAGGAGCCATGGAGGCCATCGCAGCCGCAGGAAAAACCGGACAAATTACGATTGTTGGATTTGATGCGCTGGACGAAGCGAAAGAAGCCATTGAAAAAGGAACTATGGCAGGAACCATCGCTCAGCATCCCGATGAGATGGGAAAAGCAGCCATTGAGAATGCATACAAAATTCTGCAGGGAGAAAGTATCGAAAAGCATATCGCGGTGAGCATCGAATTGGTCACAAAATTAAAATAAGAGGGACGCCTTTCAAAAAGGATACCTGGCTATTTCCAAGCCCATTTTATTTCGTTTACCGGCTCAAACAACGAACCATCATTTCTCGCATGGCCTCGGGTTGCTCAGTCGGGCGATTGAGGATTTCTTTGAAACCACGCAGAAACTCTTTCTGAAAATCAACCAGGTTCTTGAGCGTAAGTTTTCCTAGGGGTGCTGCGAGACGTCCCAGATACCACGGATTTTGGGTGAAGACATTGAACGATGATTTGCCGACCTCGCCTGCAAAGGCGTTTGCGTGAATGATGGCAGCTTGATCGAGGCTATTCTTGTCGAGCCCACGGGGGCCCACCCGTATTTGGCCACTTAAGAGCAATGCTTTCATCTGGATCATGAGACGGTTGCGATTTTGTAAATTTGAAAGCAATGGTCGGGAATCCTTGGAAATGAAGAAGTAGCGGCGCAGTGAATCGAGCGTCCACTCGAGATTCATGGAGTAGAAGGCCTCCACGGTTTCGAAGAAATCACCTTCTCCGAAGTTCGGCACCAAGGAATTGAGCAGTTCTTCCGAAACGGGTTCTCCGGTGTCGCCAATGTAGGTGGCCAGCTTACGTACCTCGGTCATGGCCAATCGGGCGTTTCCATTGATTTTGCCCAAAAGAATAGTGACCAGATTAAAGGGAAATTCGATACCCATCGATTGGGCTTCCTTCTGAACAAGCTCACGCAAGTGCGCCTCCTGCTCGGCGGGTTTGCCGGAATCGGCCAATATGTATTTCGAGTTTTTCTCGCACCATTTCAGAAATGCGCGACGACGATCAACCGGGGATGCGGACAGAAGAACGGTTACCGAGTTTGGATCGAGGGAGCTTAATAGCTCTTTCAAGCGCTCAACTTGTTTGAGCGTGCCATCGGCACGACCCGTGACCGAATCTGCGAAAAAGGTGATATCTTTAAACCAGACCACCTTCTTGTCTCCGAAGAGGGAAAGCGTCTGCACGGCCGAGCTGAAACGATTCAACGCATCTTCCACTTCCCCTACATTGCCAGCAGCACCATTTATGACTTCCAAACCAAACTCGGGATCGGCCACGTCTTTACTCAAATCATCAAAGGTCGCCTTCGCCTCCCGGGAAACCCAGAAATCGTCAGTACCGCAGATAAAAGTGAAATTGCTCATAGTTGAAATAATAAGCGCCTACTTGATCGCCTTTTTCAACAACTGTCTCCGCAAAAAATCCTGCGCAACACCGACGGTGCGTTCACGGACGATGTTTCGGTTTCCCCGCAGATCGAGTTGTCGAGCGATAGAGCCATCCGGACCAGCTAGACCCACAAAGACCATGCCAACCGGCTTCTCGGGTGTGCCGCCGCCGGGGCCAGCGATTCCGGTAGTCGAAAGCGCCCAAGTGCTATGAAATTTCTGTCGAGCGCCTTCAGCCATTGCACAAGCAACTTGTTCGCTAACGGCTCCAAACTCGTCGAGATCGTTTTGGGATACCCCGAGCATTTCGTGCTTGGCCAAATTGGTATAAGTAATCGATCCCCCTTGAAACACATCTGAACTGCCTGGAACTGCCGTGATGGCAGCCCCGAGTAATCCGCCGGTACAAGACTCGGCAACCGCGAGCGTTTCATTTCTTTCACGCAGTAGATCCAGGATAACGGGTGTAATGCCACGAATTCCGTGGGTTAAAAAATGACTGCCTAATTTTTCTATGCACACCCCGGCGAGGCCTTGCACGAGGTCCAGGGAAGTACCTCCGGAAATAGATGAGAGACGAACGTCGACCGTACCGTAATGTGCGCAAAACGCTACATTGATATCCGAGTGTTGATTGAGGATGGGATCCAACTCCAGCTCCAGAGACGATTCGCCGATACCCGAAGTTTGAAAACTGATGATACGCGCCGCATCAGCCAGCCTCCCTTCTTTACCAAGTCGGGGAAGAACCTGATTCTCAAACATGGGATTCAACTCCCGCGGTGGCCCAGGTAACATAATAAGCAGTTTCCCGTCTTTCTCGAGCCAGAGACCGGGAGCAGTTCCCTGAGCATTCATGATGATGTCTGCACCAGCGGGGTAATAGGCCTGCTTCTTGTTGTTGACCCCCATCACACCTTTGAAAGATTTGAAGCGTTCGCGAATGGCCTCTTCGACTTCCTCGCTGTAAAGCAGCTCAAGGCCAAGCACCTCTGCGATAATGTCGCGAGTGCGGTCGTCAGAAGTGGGGCCCAGCCCGCCTGTGGTGATAACGATGTTCGACTCCTTCCAGCACAGTTCAAAATTGCGGCGGATTTCCCCTGCCTCATCGCGACAGACAATATTGCGATTGGGAGGCGCACCCCGAAAAGCCAATTGCTCGCCGAGATAGGTAAGATGTCCGTTGCGGGTAAGCCCCAATAGCAGTTCGTCCCCAATGGTTATGAGGTCAATAATAGGTGAAGTGTTCAAAAGGTGGTCTTTACTTGTAAACTTTGGATATTGAGAAAGGTTAACTAAAACTGGAAACTATTCCTTCATGGCCGCACCCGACCAGTCAAAGTTAAAGGAGATGGTACGAAAACTACCTCATTCTCCAGGTGTGTACCTGATGAAGGACCAGTTGGGTAGCGTGATCTATGTTGGAAAAGCGAAGGACCTGAAGAAACGCGTTTCCACCTACTTTCAAGCATCAAGAAAACAAATCTCCCATCCAAAGATTCGAAGCCTGGTCACCATGATTCACGACTTCGATATCATTGAAGTGAAATCGGAAACGGAGGCGCTTCTTCTCGAGGGCAAGCTGATCAAACAATGGAAACCCAAGTACAATACGGACTTTGTTGATGATAAACGCTTCCTCCTCATCCGCCTGGACGTTCAGGGAAAATTTCCGAAGTTCCAGCTAGTTCGCAACCAGCGCGACGATACGGCCCGGTATTTTGGCCCCTTCGCCTTTTCGGGCTTGCTGAGGAAAACCTTGTCGGAGATGCGCTTGAAATTTGGTATTCTCTTAAACGACACCACGCCCAAGGAACAAGAGGATGGTCGCTTTCGCCTCTATGACGATGCCCGCGGCGATATTTACGGACACTCGAATTTTGTAACGCCGGAAGATTATGCGAATAGGGTCGAAGAAGCCTGTGAGTTCCTCGAAGGAAAGGCCAAGGTCTGGTTAAGCGATTTAAAAGAGGCAATGCAACGGGCTGCAGACGGCCAGAACTATGAGCGAGCAGCTGAGCTGAGAGATGTGGTGGCTGCTCTTGAAAAAACGATCACCAAGGATAGGCGGTTCAAGCGAGCTCCACACATGGTATCTGATAGTGGATACGGGATGAAACAGCTTAAGAAAATTCTGGAGCTCCCCAACCTTCCAAGACTCATGGAGTGTTTTGATATTTCACATATTTCTGGAACCTTCGTAGTCGCTTCCATGGTACACTTTGCCGATGGGAAACCGGCTACCAACCAATACCGACGATTCAAAATAAAGAGTTTTGTGGGTAATGATGATTTCCGTGCAATGGAAGAAGTGGTAGGCAGGCGTTATCGTCGATTACATGAAGAGAAGAAGCCGTTTCCAGATTTGGTGGTGATCGATGGCGGAGCCGGACAGGTCGGTGCGGCAATGAAGGCATTTATGATTCTGGGAATCGAGCCACCGGCATTAATCGGACTGGCGAAGAAACGAGAGATAATCATTTTTCCAGACGACAGGAAGCCTTTGAGCTTAATGCCTCAGTCCCCTGCCCTAAAACTCTTACAAAGGATTCGCGACGAGGCACATCGGTTTGCAAATTCGTTTAATGCCGAACTAAGATCAAAGAAAATTCGTGAGTCGATACTCGATGATTTTCAAGGTCTGGGGAAAGTAAGGCGTGCAGAACTGATGAAGCACTTTCGATCACTTGAACGACTGAAAAAGGCGAGCGTGGAAGAGATACAATCGGTTGAAGGTTTCGGGCCGAAAATGTCCACGAAGCTTTGGGAGTTTTTGCAAGAGTCATTTAGCGAAGCAAAAATGAGTAGTCGAAGTGAGTAAGCTAAGAAATAAATAATCCCCGGGGCAAGCCCTCGACCTTGCGGTCGCCAGCCGCTTCGCAGCTGCGGGGTATTTGAGATTTGATATTGGAAATTTTAGAACGCCGCTAGCGGCAGGGTATTAGACCCGTGCCGAACAAAAACGTCAGAAAATAGGGTTAAATATTTTCCGCGCCTAGAAGATTGCTCTCGCAGAATTATGCGTGCACCGTGGTTTGCTTTTAAGCGAATTCTGCCAACCTACCAACTAAGTCACCGGCGGAGCTTTTGAGGAATGCAAAATCGAAAAAGAGGAAAACTGGCCCGGAGGGTTCGCGTTGCTGGCAATGCGGTAAGAGAAGGTTTCAAGCGGAATGCATTGGAATTGTTCCCCATTAAAAAGGAATTGCAGCGATACAATGCTCAAAAAGGGTTAGGTGATCTGCGGGCCGGTTTCAATGTTGCGCTGTTGGCGTTCCCCCAAGGGATGGCATACGCACTGATCGGTGGGTTACCAGTTCAATACGGGATCTACTGCGCGGCGCTCGCAAGCATATTTGGGCCGCTGTTTTCGGGCAGCCGTTTTATTGCTCTAGGTCCAACCAATGCAACTTCGGTGATGCTCATGAGCACTATCGGAGGCATGGTTTTGATATCGGACAAATTGGAGGCGATGCCTACGCTACTCTTACTGGTTGCGATGTTCCTTATTCTCGGTGCTCTCCTTGGGGTCGCCAATCTGATTCAATATATTTCCAGAAGTGTGGTGACCGGCTACATAACAGCAGCGGCAGTCCTCATTATCGCCAATCAGTTGGATAGCGTCATGGGTTTTGAGATTCAGGGCGAGAGCACTTTTATCAGTGTATTGGAGAAGACATTTAAATCGGTTGATCTGGTCAATTGGCCCTCAGTGGCCTTGGGAGTAATCACTTTGGCATTGTTTTTATTCCTGGTTAAGAAACAGCCGTTGCTGCCGAATGTGGCGATCACTTTGGCAACCATGTCACTGGTCGGTGTCTTGTTTAATAACAACGGATACGGGTTGGTCCTGCTTGATCAGGTGCCAATGGGTGTGCTCCCCGTCAGTTTGCCAATTCCAAGATTCGACCTCATCGACCAGCTCGCACCAGGGGCACTGGCAATTGCATTTCTGGCAATTTTGGAAGGATCCTCCATAGGAAAGTCATTGGCCGCACGGGCAGGCGGACGCATTAACAGTAATCAGGAAATGCTCGGGATGGGTGCAGCAAATTTAGCAAGCGCTTTTGTTTCCGGGATGCCCGCATCTGGATCGTTAACAAGGTCCGTGTTGAATTACACGAGTGGAAGTAAGACCGCGCTATCGCATATCCTAAGCGGATTTCTTTGTTTGGCAGGGGTCCTATCGCTGGGACCATTGATTGGCTATATCCCAAGAGCAGCTCTTGCAGTAGTCGTTATCGGAGTCGGTATTTCATTAATCAACAAACACCAGATCAGGATCGTAACAAAATCGACGAAAACCGATGCGCTTGTGTTTTTCGTGACTCTGGTCTCAGGACTCCTATTTAAGTTGGATTTTGCGATTTATTTAGGGACCGGCACCTCGATTGTTTTATTTTTACGGAAGGTGAGCATGCCGGAGTTAATAGAATATACATTTAACGATGAAGGCAATCTGACCGAGCTAACCCATAAGAACAACCGAGCCGAAGAACATATTTCGATCGTACATGTGGAGGGAGAATTGTTTTTCGGTGCAGCGGAATTATTCCGAGATCAGATTCGCATAGTGAGCGAAGAACCGAATCTGAAAGTGATCATTCTAAAAATGCGGAACGCGCATCATTTAGACGCCACAACCATGATGGCCTTGGAAGAATTAATTCTCTATATTCGGGAACGAGGTCGACGACTGATTGTGAGCGGTGCCAGGAGAGATGTTTATAAAGTTTTTCGGGATTCGGGGATTCTGTCGGTGGTTGGTCGTAAAAATTTTTTCATGGACCATGTTTCCAATCCAAACTTATCCACCGCGAATGCGCTGAGGCGGGCCCAGGAAATCATCGGCAAAAAATCGGCAGAAATTAGAATCTACACAGATCCGAACAAAAGCAAAGACCGCAACTAAAGTTCAGTGTATTTGTCCGCCCTACCCTTTGCTTTTTCAACAGGGTATTTTCGGGCATTAATCTTCATCTTATTCTGGATGATCGTCGCAACATCCATCTCGACCATGTTAGCGAATTCTAGAGAAAAAATAAGAATGTCCGCCAACTCCTCAGCGATCTGTTGGCGCTTAGTAGCGTCCTTCAGTAAATCAAAGGAATCGGAACCATCTTTCCATAAAAAGGGTTCCATCAGCTCAGCAGCCTCGGCAGCAATAGCCATAGAAAGGTTTTTGGGTGTGTGGAATTGTTCCCAATCGCGCTCAACAGCAAAATCCTTGATTGCCGTCTTGAGTTTTTGAATCGTGATTTCCGAGTCTTGATTGGACTGCATTAAAAATATCTCCTTTACTCAAAAATAATTGTGGACATGGAGTGAAACTATGTTCACTAATCGATAATTCCTCGAAATTGAAGCATATCCTAGAAAAGACGGAGTAATTCCCGTTTAAGACAACTCTTTTTCTCACATTTCATTATGGCAAAAGTAGCAAAACCTAAAACAGCCTACGGAGACGACCGCAGGGCGAATCTGGATCTGGCAATATCCGCAATCAACAAA
It encodes the following:
- a CDS encoding DNA polymerase III subunit delta, giving the protein MSNFTFICGTDDFWVSREAKATFDDLSKDVADPEFGLEVINGAAGNVGEVEDALNRFSSAVQTLSLFGDKKVVWFKDITFFADSVTGRADGTLKQVERLKELLSSLDPNSVTVLLSASPVDRRRAFLKWCEKNSKYILADSGKPAEQEAHLRELVQKEAQSMGIEFPFNLVTILLGKINGNARLAMTEVRKLATYIGDTGEPVSEELLNSLVPNFGEGDFFETVEAFYSMNLEWTLDSLRRYFFISKDSRPLLSNLQNRNRLMIQMKALLLSGQIRVGPRGLDKNSLDQAAIIHANAFAGEVGKSSFNVFTQNPWYLGRLAAPLGKLTLKNLVDFQKEFLRGFKEILNRPTEQPEAMREMMVRCLSR
- a CDS encoding competence/damage-inducible protein A, translating into MNTSPIIDLITIGDELLLGLTRNGHLTYLGEQLAFRGAPPNRNIVCRDEAGEIRRNFELCWKESNIVITTGGLGPTSDDRTRDIIAEVLGLELLYSEEVEEAIRERFKSFKGVMGVNNKKQAYYPAGADIIMNAQGTAPGLWLEKDGKLLIMLPGPPRELNPMFENQVLPRLGKEGRLADAARIISFQTSGIGESSLELELDPILNQHSDINVAFCAHYGTVDVRLSSISGGTSLDLVQGLAGVCIEKLGSHFLTHGIRGITPVILDLLRERNETLAVAESCTGGLLGAAITAVPGSSDVFQGGSITYTNLAKHEMLGVSQNDLDEFGAVSEQVACAMAEGARQKFHSTWALSTTGIAGPGGGTPEKPVGMVFVGLAGPDGSIARQLDLRGNRNIVRERTVGVAQDFLRRQLLKKAIK
- a CDS encoding excinuclease ABC subunit UvrC, whose protein sequence is MAAPDQSKLKEMVRKLPHSPGVYLMKDQLGSVIYVGKAKDLKKRVSTYFQASRKQISHPKIRSLVTMIHDFDIIEVKSETEALLLEGKLIKQWKPKYNTDFVDDKRFLLIRLDVQGKFPKFQLVRNQRDDTARYFGPFAFSGLLRKTLSEMRLKFGILLNDTTPKEQEDGRFRLYDDARGDIYGHSNFVTPEDYANRVEEACEFLEGKAKVWLSDLKEAMQRAADGQNYERAAELRDVVAALEKTITKDRRFKRAPHMVSDSGYGMKQLKKILELPNLPRLMECFDISHISGTFVVASMVHFADGKPATNQYRRFKIKSFVGNDDFRAMEEVVGRRYRRLHEEKKPFPDLVVIDGGAGQVGAAMKAFMILGIEPPALIGLAKKREIIIFPDDRKPLSLMPQSPALKLLQRIRDEAHRFANSFNAELRSKKIRESILDDFQGLGKVRRAELMKHFRSLERLKKASVEEIQSVEGFGPKMSTKLWEFLQESFSEAKMSSRSE
- a CDS encoding SulP family inorganic anion transporter encodes the protein MQNRKRGKLARRVRVAGNAVREGFKRNALELFPIKKELQRYNAQKGLGDLRAGFNVALLAFPQGMAYALIGGLPVQYGIYCAALASIFGPLFSGSRFIALGPTNATSVMLMSTIGGMVLISDKLEAMPTLLLLVAMFLILGALLGVANLIQYISRSVVTGYITAAAVLIIANQLDSVMGFEIQGESTFISVLEKTFKSVDLVNWPSVALGVITLALFLFLVKKQPLLPNVAITLATMSLVGVLFNNNGYGLVLLDQVPMGVLPVSLPIPRFDLIDQLAPGALAIAFLAILEGSSIGKSLAARAGGRINSNQEMLGMGAANLASAFVSGMPASGSLTRSVLNYTSGSKTALSHILSGFLCLAGVLSLGPLIGYIPRAALAVVVIGVGISLINKHQIRIVTKSTKTDALVFFVTLVSGLLFKLDFAIYLGTGTSIVLFLRKVSMPELIEYTFNDEGNLTELTHKNNRAEEHISIVHVEGELFFGAAELFRDQIRIVSEEPNLKVIILKMRNAHHLDATTMMALEELILYIRERGRRLIVSGARRDVYKVFRDSGILSVVGRKNFFMDHVSNPNLSTANALRRAQEIIGKKSAEIRIYTDPNKSKDRN
- a CDS encoding nucleotide pyrophosphohydrolase, with the translated sequence MQSNQDSEITIQKLKTAIKDFAVERDWEQFHTPKNLSMAIAAEAAELMEPFLWKDGSDSFDLLKDATKRQQIAEELADILIFSLEFANMVEMDVATIIQNKMKINARKYPVEKAKGRADKYTEL